In Bacillus alveayuensis, the genomic window CCCTCCACGAACAGGCTGTGACGAAAAATTCCTAAAAACCATCAAAAAAGTCAAACCAAAACGATTCGTCTACGTATCCTGCAACCCGTCCACTTTAGCGAAAGACATTCAATATTTATCAGACCAATACAAAGTGGAATACATTCAGCCAGTGGACATGTTTCCGCACACAGCGCACGTTGAGTGCGTTTCGCAGATAGTTTTAAAATGAAAAAATGAGGCAAGATAAGGTTTCTTTCTTGCCTCTATTCAATTTTTGGTGTGGTAAACCGGTAATGAATTATTGGTGTACCGTCCTCTTTTACCTCGATTCGATTAATCAGTCGATGGAGAATATCCTCGGTTAATTCATCGAAATTTAGGAATTGAAGTAATTCCTTTTTGAGCTTTTCAATCGTTTCGATTACATCCTCGCTTTCCATCAATGAAAGAAGTTCATTTTTCTGTTCCATTAATTCAGTTAAATCCTTGTTCGTTACTTCAATACTCTCTTGATATTCTTCATGTGTGATAATTCCGTCAGCTAACAGGTTGATGAATTTCCTTTTTCGATTTTTTAAAACATCCATCTGTTTGTTAATCTTATTGATTTTCTTTTGAGAATCCGATTTTGTACTTTTCGATTTTCTCTCCATCTTCTTTATATATTTCTCTTTATCAACTTGTTGAATTAAGGTTTGGATGTCATTTAGGATTGTTTCTTTAAGAAAATCCTCTTTTATCGTGTGGGCGGTACAAGCCTTTTTGCCATGACGGGCATAATTTCCACAGATGTAGCCCCGACGATTACTTCTATACCACATTCCCGTACCACAGTCAGCACAATAGAGAATGTTGGTAAAAAGATGTAATTTGGGTGCTGTAATATATTTTCTTCTCTGCTCTAATTGATTTTGGACAGCATCAAACGTTTCCCTAGATATAATTGGCTCATGTGCATTTTCGATAATAAACTGTCCTTCTTTTGGAACTTTTTTCCTCCTTTTACTCGTTACACTTACTGTCGTTGTTCTTCCTTGAACAAGATCCCCAACGTAATGGGGATTTGTCAAGATGCATCTAATGGTAGAATCATGCCACTTATCTCCTGCGTTTGCTTTTTCAGCTATTTGAGCAGGGGTAGGAATTCCCTCGTTATATAGCCGTCTTGCAATACTTTGTCGTCCGTTTCCTTCCAAATATTCTTTGAAAATTCGTCTAACAATATTTGGTGTTTCATCATTTCGGATATACAATTTTCCATCTCTTACTTCATACCCATATGGAGGGTTTGATCCTTTAAAAAGTCCATTTTTTGCTCGAGTTTTTAATGTCTCTTTCACACGATTACTCGTGTTTTGAGATTCTTGTTCGTACATCCATGCATAAAGGCCAAACATATGAGTGTTCCCTGTTAATGTATTGATCGCATTATCTAAAGTAATGATGTGAATCCCTTGGTTTTCACATAAGTTTTTGATTTTATAGGATAATTCTCCATTTCGGGCAAGACGTGATAACTCTTTGGCAAGGATGATATCGAATTTTCTATCCTGAGCATCTTCAATTAGTTTTTGAAGTTTTTCCCTTTTTGCTGTCGTCCCGCTTTCAACGTCGATATAAAAGTTGTAAATATCCCAACCTTTTTCTGATATATAATTATAAAATAGCTCTTGCTGATATTTTAATGAATCTTTTTGTTCTTCTTTATCCGTTGAAACACGAACATATACTGCACATCTCATTTTGAATCATACTCCTTCTCATCATTCTGAGATGTAGCAGTGTTTACCTTACTAGCATTATTGACGAGTTCTTCAATTTTATGATCAATAATGGAATTTATAACATCCATGAAGGTGAGCGAAGTATCTGCAAAAATTCGCTCAACTGTGTATTCAAATCTATTCATGATTTATCGCTCTCCCTTTTATAATTTTTCAATATAAAAAAATCCGCAGAATTACATAACCAACAATGTGAATGGTTACGTAACCTCTGCGGTTCTCGCTTTTTATTGGGTTACACTAAAATTATTTGACTTTGATAAATATTCTTTTAGATGAATGTAGTTTTTCGATGAATCGACGATTTTTTTTATATTCCAATAAGGGTATTAAATACTGTAAATATCTATTTTCTTCTAATGGTTTATTCGTTCTAATATAGACTGCAGGGACTCCCCTGTTTTTTTGTTGTAAAACATTATTAAGTGAACTAAAATTTCTTAGTACTTTATCATCATCACTATGGATAGTATTTATTTGATTATCCAC contains:
- a CDS encoding DNA invertase Pin-like site-specific DNA recombinase (product_source=COG1961; cath_funfam=1.10.10.60,3.40.50.1390; cog=COG1961; pfam=PF00239,PF07508,PF13408; smart=SM00857; superfamily=46966,53041,57889); this encodes MRCAVYVRVSTDKEEQKDSLKYQQELFYNYISEKGWDIYNFYIDVESGTTAKREKLQKLIEDAQDRKFDIILAKELSRLARNGELSYKIKNLCENQGIHIITLDNAINTLTGNTHMFGLYAWMYEQESQNTSNRVKETLKTRAKNGLFKGSNPPYGYEVRDGKLYIRNDETPNIVRRIFKEYLEGNGRQSIARRLYNEGIPTPAQIAEKANAGDKWHDSTIRCILTNPHYVGDLVQGRTTTVSVTSKRRKKVPKEGQFIIENAHEPIISRETFDAVQNQLEQRRKYITAPKLHLFTNILYCADCGTGMWYRSNRRGYICGNYARHGKKACTAHTIKEDFLKETILNDIQTLIQQVDKEKYIKKMERKSKSTKSDSQKKINKINKQMDVLKNRKRKFINLLADGIITHEEYQESIEVTNKDLTELMEQKNELLSLMESEDVIETIEKLKKELLQFLNFDELTEDILHRLINRIEVKEDGTPIIHYRFTTPKIE
- a CDS encoding hypothetical protein (product_source=Hypo-rule applied; cath_funfam=3.55.50.10; superfamily=49785), giving the protein MNRFEYTVERIFADTSLTFMDVINSIIDHKIEELVNNASKVNTATSQNDEKEYDSK
- a CDS encoding hypothetical protein (product_source=Hypo-rule applied; cath_funfam=3.40.50.1390; pfam=PF00239; superfamily=53041) gives rise to the protein MQCAAYIRTTNKNLADENLKFMIEDVRQGKFDIIVATDPSRLYRNTELLMELENLYKQNKIHIVTVDNQINTIHSDDDKVLRNFSSLNNVLQQKNRGVPAVYIRTNKPLEENRYLQYLIPLLEYKKNRRFIEKLHSSKRIFIKVK